In one window of Prevotella sp. E13-17 DNA:
- a CDS encoding prolyl oligopeptidase family serine peptidase encodes MMNRKIVFAMLLLSMAASAQVKTDVKAFNLAGPFAVKTPQCMDSVNVKGDKFDEKTLLNELALGSQPLTTFEGHVLPSLADSKSVGVLSFYVNNSDYTKGSIHVKGPKNYQVYVDGQEVKGEVKLAPEHHEVAVRFLAQPADSDSIHVTMDMTRALTPVLSKQHPYMVHDLTDGKRVRSVSLSADGQYVMVAYQTTARGGNSQWSYELRDVKSQRLLSRPTSMGRWMPRTCAYIEEEYQGNKRVLYQVNPLTGQRRQWAYDIPRDDYTISPTEDFLIFTCQEEGPKEDADVYQVLEMDDRQPGWRSRYYLKRYDIASGLCQRITFGRQTTYLSDISQDGKKLLVVSSYSRLAKRPTEVQDVFVIDAQTLQTDTLMQCEGFLGGGTFSPDGRQILFSGSPEAFNRIGCQLAADVTPSMTENELFLYDIATKQVKPLTKDFDPSVTGHVVWSSVDEKVYFRAECRDYVYLYQLNPQNGQIKRMPVTGDNIYRYDMASHAATVAYLSYKTMEPASAYVASVANIFKKAKDSQLFDGREALGDAELGTCEDWNYTNSKGDTVYGRLYLPKDFDATKKYPMIVYYYGGCSPTSRYFESPYAPQYWNSLGYVAYIVEPSGATGFGQEWASRHVNTAGHGPAEDIIEGVKQICAAHPFINAEKVGCMGASYGGFMTQYLQTQTDIFAAAVSHAGIANHTSYWGQGYWGYNYSEVSMANSYPWSHRQLYVDQSPLFNADKIHTPLLLLHGDADTNVPLVESLQMFTALKLLGREVALVQVKGENHHILDYAKKEKWLATQMAWFAKWLKDDSTWWDALYPQKNL; translated from the coding sequence ATGATGAATCGCAAGATTGTGTTTGCCATGCTGCTGTTGAGTATGGCAGCATCGGCACAGGTGAAGACCGACGTGAAGGCCTTCAACCTGGCAGGTCCCTTTGCGGTGAAGACACCGCAGTGCATGGACTCTGTGAATGTGAAAGGTGATAAGTTTGACGAGAAAACCCTTCTCAACGAGCTGGCCTTGGGAAGTCAGCCTCTCACCACCTTCGAGGGTCATGTGTTGCCCTCGTTGGCAGACAGCAAGAGTGTGGGTGTGCTTAGCTTCTACGTGAACAACAGCGACTATACCAAGGGATCCATCCACGTGAAAGGTCCCAAGAACTATCAGGTCTATGTTGATGGTCAAGAGGTGAAGGGCGAGGTGAAACTGGCCCCCGAGCACCACGAGGTGGCTGTACGTTTTCTGGCTCAGCCAGCCGATAGTGACAGCATCCACGTGACCATGGACATGACCCGTGCGCTGACACCTGTGCTCAGCAAGCAACATCCCTACATGGTACACGACCTGACCGATGGCAAGCGCGTGCGCAGCGTCTCGCTATCGGCAGACGGTCAGTATGTGATGGTGGCCTATCAGACCACGGCCCGTGGTGGCAACAGCCAGTGGAGCTACGAGCTGCGCGACGTGAAGAGCCAGCGTCTGCTGTCGCGCCCCACGTCGATGGGCAGGTGGATGCCGCGCACCTGTGCCTACATCGAAGAAGAGTATCAGGGCAACAAGCGCGTGCTCTATCAGGTCAATCCTCTGACCGGGCAGCGCAGGCAGTGGGCTTATGACATTCCACGCGATGACTATACCATCAGTCCCACGGAGGATTTCCTGATTTTCACCTGTCAGGAAGAAGGTCCCAAGGAGGATGCCGACGTCTATCAGGTGCTGGAGATGGACGACCGTCAGCCAGGCTGGCGCTCACGATACTACCTGAAACGCTACGACATAGCCAGCGGATTGTGTCAGCGCATCACCTTTGGACGTCAGACCACCTACCTGTCGGACATCTCGCAAGACGGTAAAAAACTGTTGGTCGTGTCTTCATATTCCCGTCTGGCCAAGCGTCCTACCGAGGTGCAAGATGTGTTTGTCATCGATGCACAGACGCTGCAGACCGACACCCTGATGCAGTGTGAGGGATTCTTGGGTGGCGGCACCTTTTCGCCCGACGGGAGGCAGATCCTGTTCAGTGGCAGCCCCGAAGCCTTCAACCGCATCGGTTGTCAGTTGGCTGCCGACGTGACGCCCAGTATGACCGAGAACGAACTCTTCCTCTATGATATCGCCACGAAGCAGGTGAAGCCCCTGACCAAGGACTTCGACCCCTCGGTGACAGGCCATGTCGTTTGGTCGTCGGTAGATGAAAAGGTCTATTTCCGTGCTGAGTGTCGCGACTATGTCTATCTCTATCAGCTCAATCCCCAGAACGGTCAGATCAAGAGAATGCCCGTGACGGGTGATAACATCTACCGTTATGACATGGCATCGCATGCCGCCACCGTGGCTTATCTCTCCTATAAGACCATGGAACCAGCCTCTGCCTATGTAGCTTCTGTCGCCAACATCTTCAAGAAGGCAAAAGACAGCCAGCTGTTTGACGGTCGCGAGGCCCTGGGAGATGCAGAGTTGGGCACCTGTGAGGACTGGAACTACACCAACTCAAAGGGAGACACGGTCTATGGTCGTCTCTATCTGCCCAAAGACTTCGATGCCACAAAGAAGTATCCCATGATTGTCTATTATTATGGTGGTTGTTCGCCCACCAGCCGTTATTTCGAGTCGCCTTATGCCCCTCAGTACTGGAACTCGCTGGGTTATGTGGCCTACATCGTAGAACCCAGCGGCGCCACCGGATTCGGTCAGGAGTGGGCTTCGCGCCATGTCAACACCGCTGGTCATGGGCCTGCCGAAGACATCATCGAGGGCGTGAAGCAGATTTGTGCTGCTCATCCCTTCATCAATGCCGAGAAAGTGGGATGTATGGGCGCTTCGTATGGCGGTTTCATGACACAATATCTGCAGACGCAGACTGACATCTTTGCCGCTGCCGTCAGTCATGCCGGCATTGCCAACCACACCAGCTACTGGGGACAGGGCTATTGGGGCTACAACTACAGCGAGGTGTCGATGGCCAACAGCTATCCCTGGAGCCACCGACAGTTGTATGTTGACCAGTCGCCACTGTTCAATGCCGACAAGATTCACACCCCGTTGCTGTTGCTTCATGGCGATGCCGACACCAATGTCCCTCTGGTAGAGAGTCTGCAGATGTTCACCGCGCTCAAGCTGTTGGGCCGCGAGGTGGCTCTGGTTCAGGTGAAAGGTGAGAACCATCACATCCTGGACTATGCCAAGAAAGAGAAGTGGTTGGCCACCCAGATGGCGTGGTTTGCCAAATGGCTGAAAGACGACTCCACATGGTGGGATGCGCTTTATCCCCAAAAGAACCTTTAA
- the frr gene encoding ribosome recycling factor, which translates to MIDVKETLSKSEERMEMAAMFLEEELSRIRAGRANVAILDGVRVESYGSRVPLNQVATVNCPDARTIAIKPWDRKQIRDIEKAIMDSDVGITPENNGEVIRLALPQPTEERRRDLVKQCNKIAEKAKVEVRNVRADVKDKLKKAIKDGLSEDNEKDAEAELQKLHDKYIKKLDELIEAKNKEIMTV; encoded by the coding sequence ATGATAGACGTTAAAGAGACATTGAGTAAAAGTGAAGAGCGCATGGAGATGGCTGCGATGTTCTTGGAGGAAGAATTGAGCCGCATTCGTGCCGGACGTGCCAACGTGGCCATCCTTGATGGCGTGCGTGTGGAGTCATATGGAAGCAGAGTACCACTGAATCAGGTGGCCACGGTGAACTGTCCCGATGCACGAACCATCGCCATCAAACCTTGGGACCGCAAGCAGATTCGTGATATTGAGAAGGCCATCATGGACAGCGATGTCGGTATCACCCCAGAGAACAATGGCGAGGTGATTCGACTGGCACTTCCTCAGCCCACAGAAGAGCGTCGTCGTGACTTGGTGAAGCAGTGCAATAAGATAGCCGAGAAGGCAAAGGTGGAGGTGCGCAATGTGCGTGCCGACGTGAAGGATAAGCTGAAGAAGGCCATCAAGGACGGTCTGAGCGAAGACAACGAGAAGGATGCCGAGGCAGAGTTGCAGAAGTTGCACGACAAATATATCAAGAAGCTCGATGAGCTGATTGAGGCTAAGAACAAGGAGATTATGACGGTTTAA
- the rsgA gene encoding ribosome small subunit-dependent GTPase A, with the protein MKGLVIKNTGSWYTVRMDDGQLLDCKIKGNFRLKGIRTTNPVAVGDRVEVNGEGWIVEIADRRNYIIRKSINLSKQSHILAANVDQAFLIVTISKPETSTTFIDRFLASAEAYSVPVVLVFNKTDLLDADELRYQQMMVTLYETVGYECRQISACRGDGVEDLRQMLNGKVTLLSGNSGVGKSTLINRLAPHANLRTSEISDAHNTGMHTTTFSEMIPIAPSGYLIDTPGIKGFGTFDMEPEEITGYFKDIFRFSKDCRFSNCTHTHEPGCAVLEALENHYIAESRYQSYLSMLNDKEEGKYRAAQ; encoded by the coding sequence ATGAAAGGACTGGTCATTAAGAATACTGGCAGCTGGTACACCGTCCGCATGGACGATGGCCAGCTGCTTGATTGTAAGATAAAGGGTAATTTCCGTCTGAAGGGCATTCGCACCACCAACCCCGTTGCTGTGGGCGACCGTGTGGAGGTGAATGGCGAAGGATGGATTGTTGAGATAGCGGACCGCCGCAACTATATTATCCGCAAGAGTATTAATTTATCGAAGCAGAGTCATATTCTTGCGGCTAATGTTGACCAGGCTTTCCTGATTGTAACAATTAGTAAACCAGAAACTTCAACCACTTTTATTGATCGTTTTCTCGCATCGGCTGAGGCTTATAGTGTCCCTGTGGTATTGGTGTTTAACAAGACAGACCTGCTGGATGCCGATGAGTTGCGTTATCAACAGATGATGGTAACGCTCTACGAGACTGTCGGTTATGAGTGTCGTCAGATTTCGGCCTGTCGAGGTGATGGTGTAGAAGACCTGCGACAGATGCTGAATGGCAAGGTGACACTGTTGAGCGGCAATAGTGGTGTGGGCAAGTCAACACTGATAAACCGACTGGCGCCCCATGCCAACCTGCGCACCTCGGAGATCAGCGATGCACACAATACGGGTATGCACACCACGACGTTCAGTGAGATGATTCCCATCGCCCCCTCTGGATACTTAATTGATACGCCGGGTATCAAAGGATTTGGTACCTTCGACATGGAGCCCGAAGAGATTACGGGTTATTTCAAGGACATCTTCCGCTTTTCGAAAGACTGTCGATTCTCAAATTGTACGCATACGCACGAGCCTGGTTGCGCCGTGCTCGAAGCCTTGGAAAATCACTACATTGCAGAAAGTCGCTATCAGTCGTATCTCTCGATGCTCAACGATAAGGAAGAGGGAAAATATAGAGCGGCACAGTGA
- a CDS encoding T9SS type A sorting domain-containing protein, giving the protein MKVLRSLIAALLLTVSAQMMADNFVYLTVSQNGSASNFEVSKINKITFDASDMIFTMTDGTSQRLPLSGLSKMFFSDGGLNSIATQDMASKCELRDGTLRIEIANGERCTLYNLKGEEIFKANESVTLSVSSLKKGVYIVKIGNEAKKILNK; this is encoded by the coding sequence ATGAAGGTTTTAAGAAGTTTAATTGCAGCACTGCTGCTCACAGTCAGCGCCCAAATGATGGCCGACAATTTTGTCTATCTGACCGTTAGTCAGAATGGCTCTGCCAGCAATTTTGAGGTGAGCAAGATTAACAAGATCACATTCGATGCCTCCGACATGATTTTCACCATGACCGATGGCACTTCACAGCGTCTGCCACTTTCTGGGTTGTCGAAGATGTTTTTCTCGGATGGCGGGCTCAACAGCATTGCCACACAGGACATGGCTTCGAAGTGTGAACTGCGCGATGGCACCTTGCGTATTGAGATTGCCAACGGTGAGCGTTGCACACTTTACAATTTGAAAGGTGAGGAGATTTTTAAAGCCAACGAATCTGTCACGCTCAGCGTCAGCTCGCTGAAAAAGGGCGTCTATATCGTTAAGATTGGAAACGAGGCAAAAAAAATACTCAACAAGTAG
- a CDS encoding RNA methyltransferase: protein MIIEVSSLNDAGLEVFGKLTEAQLRNVLDPEKGMFIAESPKVIRVALDAGYVPVSLLCERRHITGDAADIIARCGDIPVYTGERELLAQLTGYTLTRGVLCAMRRQPACSMARVLDGARRVVVIDGVVDTTNIGAIFRSAAALGIDAVLLTRNACDPLNRRAVRVSMGSVFLVPWTWLDSYDELKTMGFKTVAMALTDKSIALDDPRLKAETRLAIVMGTEGDGLPKDTIASTDYVVRIPMAHGVDSLNVAAAAAVAFWELGK, encoded by the coding sequence ATGATTATTGAAGTTTCTTCGTTGAATGATGCGGGACTGGAGGTGTTCGGGAAGTTGACCGAAGCGCAGTTGCGCAATGTTCTGGATCCTGAAAAGGGGATGTTTATTGCTGAGAGCCCGAAGGTGATCAGGGTGGCGCTGGACGCGGGGTATGTGCCTGTGTCGCTGCTTTGCGAACGCCGACATATCACGGGGGATGCGGCTGATATCATTGCACGATGTGGCGATATACCTGTCTATACGGGTGAGCGCGAACTGCTGGCGCAGTTGACGGGCTACACCTTGACACGTGGTGTGTTGTGTGCCATGCGCCGTCAGCCTGCATGCTCGATGGCGCGTGTGCTCGATGGCGCCCGTCGGGTGGTAGTCATTGATGGGGTGGTGGACACGACAAACATCGGGGCCATCTTCCGTTCGGCAGCAGCTTTGGGCATTGATGCCGTGCTGCTGACAAGGAATGCCTGCGACCCTTTGAACCGACGTGCCGTGCGTGTGTCGATGGGGTCGGTCTTTCTGGTGCCTTGGACCTGGCTGGATAGCTATGACGAGCTGAAGACTATGGGCTTCAAGACTGTGGCGATGGCGCTGACCGACAAGTCGATAGCCCTCGACGATCCCAGGCTGAAAGCAGAGACTCGGTTGGCCATCGTGATGGGAACAGAGGGCGACGGATTGCCCAAGGACACCATTGCCAGCACCGATTATGTGGTGCGCATCCCGATGGCCCATGGCGTGGACTCCCTGAATGTGGCTGCCGCAGCAGCTGTGGCTTTCTGGGAACTTGGAAAATAG